In the Commensalibacter melissae genome, GAACACAAGACATATTTGGAATGGCGTCAGGATGCGTAATCTGCAAGCCGCGATTGATCCCGACGCATCTCTTTATTCAGTAACCATGCCCGCTCGATGGGAGGATCAAACTGCAACAGCGATCCTACAGTTATGCTCATCCTATCAACTGGGATCCTCCTCTGTTAAAACAGATCAAATCACTGCCAACTGGTTACTGCCTCTTTGTGATCATGCGGCAAATGCAGGGATCAAAAATTGGACAGTTTATGACTGGGAAACAATTCTGCTAAACCAACAGGCCTGTCCCAATCAACGTATTTGGCAAAATGACAACAGTCAAAAACCCGCCTTTACCATAAATTTGGCTACCTTTGCGTCAACTGAAACAGGGTTTGACGCGCATTCTTATCGGAAAGTTCTGCAAATTGTTATCGATAGTATCCGTATTCTCTATAAGCAACAGTTCAATTTCATTAACAGTGAACTCCCCTTTCCAGATTTGCAGATTTCCCCAAAGCAAAAGCCTGTAAATTCTGAAAATGTAGAATCATATCACAATATTGCCGGGACAATTTATCTTACCAATTTAGATGCCTGTCTTGCACAACTCGGTCTGGAATATGACAGTATCCAAGGACGGGATGTGGCTTGTTGCCTTACCTGTTTTGCAACCTTACTCTCAACTGCAGGTTGTGGATCTGATTATCTTCCCTTGTCACCAGACTGGAATGCATTACCAGAATTAACTACCCTTGCTAAAGAAATATGGAGTCTTGCTTCTGAGGAAAAAACTTTACCTCTACCCAGAATAGAAACCAGTTTCTCAATCCCCGGACCTGAAGACCTATTTCTAGGATCAGAAGCATGTGGACTTGCCCCCATATTTTCCCCTGTTACCGAAGACGGACATCTGGCAATAAGTACTATTGCACGAATGGCAAAACAAAAACTAACTCCTGAAAGTGCACTGGCTGCAACCCTATCGGGAAATTTGATACTTCAACCCCCTTCTCATCAGGCGCATTGCGCAATGCATCAGGCATTGATCGGTTTTACAACTTCAATGCCCCCCCGTCCCCATCCAATGGAATATCCCCTCGCTTCAAAAACCATATTACCCCGGGGAATTCGAGAACCTCTTCCACCACGTCACAAAGGAATTACACAAAAAGCGAGCATTGCTGGACGTGGATTGTTTTTGCGTACAGGTGAATACGAGGATGGCAAGCTTGGTGAGATATCAATTACGCCTTTAAAAGAAAATGCCATGGTTAAAGGTTTGTTAGACAGTCTTGGCCAGGCTGTCAGCATTGGTCTGCAATATGGGGTTCCTTTAAAGGAATTCGTTTCCGCATTTGCCTATAGCCGCTTCGGCATTGCCGGAACCGTTGAAGGGGATCCAGGAGCGATTTACGCGACCTCGTTTCTGGATTATAGCTTCCGGCTATTATCAGATGTTTATTTAAAGCAGCCTTTACCTGACGCACCTAATAATTTACAGTCTGATGAGGAAAAACTCCCCATGCTGCCTTTGGATCTACCAGAGGAAGAAATGAATCAATCTCACTCTTCCCCACGGAAACATTCAAAATTCAAACTTGTAAGCTGAGAAAGGATCAAGACA is a window encoding:
- a CDS encoding TSCPD domain-containing protein; protein product: MRNLQAAIDPDASLYSVTMPARWEDQTATAILQLCSSYQLGSSSVKTDQITANWLLPLCDHAANAGIKNWTVYDWETILLNQQACPNQRIWQNDNSQKPAFTINLATFASTETGFDAHSYRKVLQIVIDSIRILYKQQFNFINSELPFPDLQISPKQKPVNSENVESYHNIAGTIYLTNLDACLAQLGLEYDSIQGRDVACCLTCFATLLSTAGCGSDYLPLSPDWNALPELTTLAKEIWSLASEEKTLPLPRIETSFSIPGPEDLFLGSEACGLAPIFSPVTEDGHLAISTIARMAKQKLTPESALAATLSGNLILQPPSHQAHCAMHQALIGFTTSMPPRPHPMEYPLASKTILPRGIREPLPPRHKGITQKASIAGRGLFLRTGEYEDGKLGEISITPLKENAMVKGLLDSLGQAVSIGLQYGVPLKEFVSAFAYSRFGIAGTVEGDPGAIYATSFLDYSFRLLSDVYLKQPLPDAPNNLQSDEEKLPMLPLDLPEEEMNQSHSSPRKHSKFKLVS